One Streptomyces hundungensis DNA segment encodes these proteins:
- a CDS encoding PmoA family protein translates to MNSRTDQGVSALTLSCSGCPVARYISHPPAAPRLSPRPFLHPVTTLAGTVVTAHRPADHPHHTGVSVAVADVDGHNFWGGRTFVRGQGPTELDNHGAQQRQSIERRGADGFVEELVWRAGTHELLRERRTVSVAQLTGAAWALDFAFRLTNPSPRTVTLGSPATNGRPGAAYGGFFWRAPKEEDAPEVFTSDAFGERAAHGSPAAWLALAGRRWTLVFAGATDETRRDPWFVRATEYPGVGSSLASTRRLAIAPGTSVMRRVVTVVADGRLGPGPARALALQAVAA, encoded by the coding sequence ATGAACTCCCGTACAGATCAAGGGGTTTCGGCCCTCACGCTGAGCTGTTCCGGTTGTCCGGTCGCGCGCTACATCAGCCATCCGCCGGCCGCGCCACGTCTGTCACCGCGCCCCTTCCTCCATCCGGTCACCACCCTCGCCGGCACGGTCGTCACCGCGCACCGGCCCGCCGACCACCCCCACCACACGGGGGTCTCGGTGGCCGTGGCGGACGTGGACGGGCACAACTTCTGGGGCGGCCGCACCTTCGTACGCGGCCAAGGCCCCACCGAGCTCGACAACCACGGCGCCCAGCAGCGGCAGTCCATCGAGCGGCGCGGCGCCGACGGGTTCGTCGAGGAGCTCGTGTGGCGGGCCGGCACCCATGAACTGTTACGGGAGCGCCGCACGGTCTCGGTCGCTCAACTCACCGGCGCAGCCTGGGCGTTGGACTTCGCGTTCCGTCTCACCAATCCCTCGCCGAGAACCGTCACCCTGGGCAGTCCGGCGACCAACGGCCGCCCGGGCGCCGCGTACGGCGGCTTCTTCTGGCGCGCCCCCAAGGAAGAGGACGCCCCCGAGGTGTTCACATCGGACGCCTTCGGAGAGCGCGCCGCGCACGGGTCACCCGCCGCCTGGCTCGCGCTCGCGGGCAGGAGATGGACCCTCGTCTTCGCGGGAGCCACCGACGAGACCCGGCGCGACCCGTGGTTCGTGCGCGCCACCGAATATCCCGGCGTCGGTTCGTCGCTCGCATCGACTCGCCGCCTCGCCATCGCGCCCGGGACGTCCGTCATGCGCCGAGTGGTCACGGTCGTCGCGGACGGGCGACTCGGTCCGGGTCCGGCGCGGGCGCTGGCCCTCCAGGCGGTGGCCGCATGA